Proteins encoded by one window of Carassius carassius chromosome 30, fCarCar2.1, whole genome shotgun sequence:
- the LOC132111117 gene encoding lysine-specific demethylase 5B-B-like translates to MRNTQQRKTEWLNIQWKGGVMTHPVQQDGSSCGVIVVLMAREIMKAFPNVPILQFGTSRKEMANERKMMALQILKASVFDEAENCSMCSLKKPTGSVHRFINWIQCDTCERWYHEKCLGMAKEDLEQARANTWSCILCS, encoded by the exons ATGAGGAATACTCAACAAAGAAAAACAGAGTGGCTGAATATACAGTGGAAAGGAGGAGTTATGACACATCCAGTCCAGCAGGATGGCAGTAGCTGTGGCGTCATTGTTGTCTTG ATGGCAAGGGAAATAATGAAAGCATTTCCAAATGTTCCCATTTTACAATTTGGAACTTCCAGAAAGGAAATGGCCAATGAACGAAAAATGATGGCTCTACAGATACTCAAAGCATCAG TGTTCGATGAAGCCGAAAACTGTTCCATGTGTTCCCTTAAAAAGCCTACTGGATCTGTGCATCGTTTCATAAATTGG ATCCAATGTGACACATGTGAAAGGTGGTACCATGAAAAGTGCCTGGGTATGGCCAAAGAAGACCTGGAACAGGCCAGAGCTAACACATGGAGCTGCATATTGTGCtcttaa